In one Chitinophaga sancti genomic region, the following are encoded:
- a CDS encoding sialate O-acetylesterase: MKQTGLIALLLGCMLSVKAQTISLKGEWQFTTDSAGQWSTVKLPGSMLENGKGTDVSVNTKWTGSIYDSSWYFNPEMAKYRVPGNIKFPFWLTPAKTYVGPAWYQKVVTIPADWKDRRITFTMERPHWETVVYVDGQRAGMQNSMSAPHIYDLSALLPPGKHTILVRIDNRIKEVNVGPDSHSITDHTQGNWNGTIGKLELNAGSTIWMEDVQVYPDVKNHVARLKIIVGRKNKGAVGGHIVVSANNIPAKEFPFQLKEDTGTVVVDYPMGNDVLLWDEFHPNLYTLQVQLTPADGEASVKNIIFGMREFSIYNTRFMVNGRPVFLRGTVDNAVFPLTGYPPMDEASWMRIFQKAKSYGLNHMRFHSWCPPEAAFSAADKVGFYLQPEGPSWANHGTSLGDGLPVDQYIYDETNRIAKAYGNYASFCMLAYGNEPKGGHQVDYLTQFIAYWKEKDNRRVYTGASVGNSWPLVPDNEYMVKAGARGLRWSTLPGSDFDYYERIKDFHVPYVSHEMGQWCVYPDFTEIPKYAGLYKAKNFEIFRDQLNAHHMGAQAKDFFMASGKLQVLCYKAEIEAALRTPGLAGFQLLSINDYPGQGTALVGVLDPFWNEKPYVSEKEWRRFCSPTVLLARIQKFVYTSRDTLHAAISVTNFGEKALGALQPVWKIKDKTGKVLQQGTFPVTNIPLGDNIPLGELHVPLNFNGNVILETSLDGTEISNSWPLWVYPPALEITDKGVYVCDTLDATAQKELQNGGKVLLLAAGKVQQGKEVIQNFTPVFWNTSWFKMRPPHTLGILVNPKHPLFADFPTDYYSDYQWWELVNNTQVMDLSDFPAGLTPLIQNIDTWFLNRRIGMAVEAKVGKGRLLISSIDLKKEGIVTRQLHYSLLKYMQSAKFNPAVEVKLPVIQELFRPGASRKINLYTKDSPDELKPTTLRLPSVVGDHMVLQQNAEVNIWGWGNAGEKVTIRNNWDNKTIATTVGKDGRWQAVLPTAKAGGPYTLAINNIRLSDIYLGEVWLCSGQSNMDMTVAREDRYWCGVYNEAAEVAAANYPLIRVFDTDFTPTDTIQSDVKGKWEICSPATVGHFSAAAYFFARHLQQQLHVPVGLLTTAYGGSTAEAWISKKELATHNFQSLLDVYTARKAGYDTSFVARSKYAVALEKYNTDAAVAKAEHKDPPRAPKDPNPQHDQHSPAVLYNGMVAPLVPYTIKGAIWYQGESNANNPNIYRSLMETLVAGWRAEWQQVEFPFYYVQLANYGKPDSLAVKENGTVLIRQAQLENLSIPNSGMAVAIDNANPEDPGNIHPKNKQEIGLRLALIAEAKTYGQNNVYSGPVYSKMEIKGKEIRLYFEHTDGGLVAKGDTLKGFAIAGADQKFVFANARIEGNTVLVSAPGISKPLVVRYGWAGNPVVNLYNRAGLPASPFKTDK, translated from the coding sequence ATGAAACAAACTGGATTGATAGCATTGCTGCTTGGCTGTATGCTGTCTGTAAAAGCACAAACAATTTCCCTGAAGGGAGAATGGCAGTTCACCACTGATTCTGCCGGACAATGGAGCACCGTGAAACTACCGGGTTCTATGCTGGAAAACGGGAAGGGCACAGATGTGTCGGTGAACACGAAATGGACAGGGAGTATCTATGATAGCTCCTGGTACTTCAATCCTGAAATGGCGAAATACCGGGTGCCGGGGAATATTAAATTTCCTTTCTGGCTTACACCGGCAAAGACCTATGTCGGTCCGGCATGGTATCAGAAAGTAGTTACTATTCCGGCTGACTGGAAGGACCGGCGTATTACATTCACTATGGAAAGACCGCATTGGGAAACAGTGGTGTATGTAGACGGGCAGCGTGCCGGTATGCAGAATAGTATGAGTGCGCCACATATATATGATTTGTCTGCCTTGCTGCCCCCGGGGAAGCATACAATTTTGGTGCGTATTGATAACCGGATTAAGGAGGTCAATGTAGGACCCGATTCACATAGTATAACAGATCATACACAGGGGAACTGGAATGGAACGATCGGCAAACTGGAATTGAATGCAGGGAGTACAATATGGATGGAGGATGTGCAGGTATACCCGGATGTGAAGAATCATGTGGCGCGGTTGAAAATAATAGTGGGTAGGAAAAATAAGGGAGCTGTAGGCGGCCATATCGTTGTGTCTGCGAATAATATACCAGCGAAGGAATTTCCGTTTCAACTGAAAGAGGACACGGGCACTGTGGTGGTCGATTATCCAATGGGGAATGATGTATTGCTGTGGGATGAGTTTCATCCTAACTTATACACTTTGCAGGTACAGCTGACACCTGCGGATGGTGAGGCCAGTGTAAAGAACATCATTTTCGGTATGCGGGAATTCAGCATCTACAATACCCGCTTTATGGTGAATGGCAGGCCTGTATTTCTGCGTGGTACGGTAGACAATGCGGTGTTTCCTTTAACGGGGTATCCGCCGATGGATGAAGCCAGCTGGATGCGTATTTTCCAGAAAGCGAAATCATATGGTCTGAATCATATGCGTTTCCATTCCTGGTGCCCGCCGGAAGCTGCTTTCAGCGCGGCTGATAAAGTAGGTTTTTATTTGCAGCCGGAAGGACCCAGCTGGGCGAATCATGGTACCTCACTGGGCGATGGTCTGCCGGTAGATCAATACATTTATGATGAAACCAATCGCATAGCGAAAGCATATGGAAACTATGCATCTTTCTGTATGCTCGCTTATGGCAATGAACCCAAGGGCGGTCACCAGGTAGATTACCTCACGCAATTCATTGCCTACTGGAAAGAGAAAGATAACAGGCGTGTATATACAGGCGCCTCTGTAGGTAATAGCTGGCCCCTGGTGCCGGACAATGAATACATGGTAAAGGCGGGGGCACGTGGTCTGCGCTGGTCTACATTGCCGGGGAGTGATTTCGATTACTATGAGCGTATCAAAGATTTTCATGTACCCTATGTCAGCCATGAAATGGGGCAGTGGTGTGTGTATCCTGACTTTACTGAGATACCCAAATATGCAGGATTATACAAGGCAAAGAATTTCGAGATCTTCCGCGACCAGCTGAACGCACATCACATGGGTGCACAGGCGAAAGATTTCTTTATGGCTTCCGGGAAATTGCAGGTCCTGTGTTATAAAGCTGAGATAGAAGCGGCGTTGCGTACACCTGGTCTGGCGGGCTTCCAGTTATTGTCCATCAATGATTATCCCGGTCAGGGCACGGCATTGGTAGGAGTATTGGATCCATTCTGGAATGAAAAACCTTATGTCAGCGAAAAGGAGTGGCGGCGTTTTTGTAGTCCGACGGTATTGCTGGCAAGAATACAAAAGTTTGTATATACCAGCCGGGATACCCTGCATGCAGCTATATCAGTAACGAATTTTGGAGAGAAAGCATTGGGTGCTTTGCAGCCTGTATGGAAGATAAAAGACAAGACAGGAAAGGTATTGCAGCAGGGTACATTCCCTGTTACGAATATTCCATTAGGTGATAATATCCCTTTAGGTGAATTGCATGTGCCTTTAAATTTTAATGGAAATGTAATTTTAGAGACCAGTCTGGATGGTACGGAAATAAGCAACAGCTGGCCGCTGTGGGTATATCCGCCTGCGTTAGAAATCACTGATAAAGGGGTGTATGTATGTGATACACTGGATGCTACCGCACAAAAAGAATTACAGAACGGGGGCAAGGTGTTACTGCTGGCAGCAGGCAAGGTACAGCAGGGGAAAGAAGTGATACAAAACTTTACACCGGTGTTCTGGAATACATCCTGGTTTAAGATGCGACCGCCGCATACGCTGGGTATTTTAGTGAACCCCAAGCATCCATTGTTTGCAGATTTTCCAACCGATTATTATAGTGATTACCAGTGGTGGGAGCTGGTGAATAATACGCAGGTGATGGACCTGTCAGATTTCCCAGCAGGCCTGACCCCGTTGATCCAGAACATAGATACCTGGTTCCTGAACAGGCGAATTGGGATGGCGGTAGAAGCGAAAGTAGGGAAGGGGCGTTTGCTCATATCAAGTATTGACCTGAAAAAGGAAGGGATCGTTACCCGGCAACTGCATTATAGTTTACTGAAGTATATGCAGTCAGCTAAATTCAATCCTGCTGTAGAGGTGAAGCTGCCGGTGATCCAGGAATTGTTCAGACCCGGTGCATCCAGGAAGATTAACCTGTATACGAAGGATAGTCCGGACGAATTGAAGCCGACAACATTACGTTTGCCATCAGTAGTGGGAGATCATATGGTGTTGCAGCAAAATGCGGAAGTGAATATCTGGGGATGGGGGAATGCCGGTGAGAAGGTGACGATCCGGAATAACTGGGATAATAAAACGATAGCGACGACGGTGGGTAAAGATGGACGCTGGCAGGCGGTATTGCCTACGGCTAAAGCAGGTGGCCCTTATACACTGGCGATAAATAATATTCGCCTGTCTGATATTTATTTAGGGGAAGTATGGCTTTGCTCAGGTCAGTCAAATATGGACATGACAGTGGCCCGCGAAGACAGGTATTGGTGCGGGGTATATAATGAAGCTGCAGAAGTGGCAGCAGCAAATTATCCCTTGATCCGTGTGTTTGATACGGACTTTACGCCGACAGATACGATTCAGTCTGATGTAAAAGGGAAGTGGGAAATTTGTTCACCAGCAACGGTTGGTCATTTCTCTGCTGCTGCTTATTTCTTTGCCCGTCATCTGCAACAGCAATTACATGTACCGGTAGGTTTACTCACGACGGCTTATGGTGGCAGTACAGCGGAAGCATGGATAAGCAAAAAAGAATTGGCTACACATAATTTCCAGTCCTTATTAGATGTATATACTGCGCGGAAAGCGGGTTATGATACAAGCTTTGTTGCACGAAGTAAATATGCGGTAGCTTTAGAGAAATATAACACAGATGCTGCTGTGGCAAAGGCGGAACATAAAGACCCACCGAGAGCACCGAAGGACCCTAATCCCCAGCATGATCAGCATAGTCCGGCAGTGTTATACAATGGCATGGTAGCACCGCTGGTTCCTTATACAATTAAAGGAGCAATCTGGTACCAGGGAGAATCCAATGCAAACAATCCAAACATTTATCGTTCACTGATGGAGACATTGGTAGCGGGATGGCGGGCGGAATGGCAGCAGGTAGAATTCCCTTTTTATTATGTGCAGTTAGCGAATTATGGTAAGCCGGATTCATTGGCAGTGAAAGAGAATGGAACGGTGTTAATCAGGCAGGCGCAGCTGGAGAATTTAAGTATTCCGAATAGTGGGATGGCAGTGGCGATAGATAATGCAAACCCGGAAGATCCGGGGAATATACATCCGAAGAATAAGCAGGAGATCGGGCTGCGATTAGCTTTGATCGCAGAGGCGAAAACCTATGGACAGAATAATGTCTACAGTGGTCCTGTGTATTCAAAGATGGAAATAAAAGGGAAGGAGATCCGTTTGTATTTTGAACATACTGATGGAGGATTGGTCGCGAAAGGCGATACATTGAAAGGGTTTGCGATTGCAGGTGCGGATCAGAAATTTGTATTTGCGAATGCAAGGATTGAGGGGAATACAGTGCTTGTATCAGCACCCGGAATATCAAAACCATTGGTAGTAAGATATGGATGGGCAGGTAATCCTGTTGTGAATTTGTATAACAGGGCCGGGCTGCCTGCAAGTCCATTTAAAACAGATAAATAA
- a CDS encoding SusC/RagA family TonB-linked outer membrane protein yields MKKLLLLAALLIPQCLYAAFAPVTGQIVDDADQTPLIGVSVQVKNTPRGTTTNAQGQFTLDVSNNATLVISYVGYESKEVTVSGPHLSIRLSKVNRGLNEVVVIGYGSVAKKNLVGAVASIGETQIKDRPITRIDQALAAQMPGVQVQSVTGTPGAALQIRVRGAASVSGSNDPLYIVDGVPVEDLGDMDPATIQSVDVLKDASAAAIYGARGSNGVVLITTKRGKSGRPVIAFSANYARQAPEKLVAMMSPTQWIQLKKDLIDSSWTAYGRTKGKNYQAGDNMNFRATELGGTTANTHKLANTTYMYDPYWNYGTDSLDFVDWQDEFFQPAWMQKYNLSASGGNENVAYLLSGEYMDQDGMAVNTGYKRYTFRSNMEIKLSDRVKLGLNLSPSISWTDGAGIDGRGGIGPSVAGTAPIQEKGVGVHSGAIGTDAYRWVADQISPVEVMEKTMNKTELTKLLSQMYINAALAKGLRLNLTGAWNSSSSDYKYYQPTSVTSARRTAAEGSQSTATRKTSRNQYYLFQALLTYDKQVGKHGFNFIAGASTENNNIATSTQTNKVFANDNLYTFDQGSSTVTASSTTESKRTLVSFFGRINYNYNSRYLLSVSFRQDGSSRFGEDSRWGAFPAASVGWRISDERFMSGLKHIFNDLKLRYAWGIAGNDRIGGDYPAIGLVTSTNYVFGETQAQTTGFSVTSITNPNLRWEKTTSNDVGFDASVLKDRLSISFDYYDKMTRDLLLSVPVARATGFTKQNANIGSVRNWGYEINLSTRNIKTKNFNWETSLNFSWNKNKVVKLNNDNTPIYTGWESTVKIAVGRPLYSYVLYDAVGVYQTEDQLKNLPKRASTIIGDPVYRDVNKDGSIDANDMTGVGHPDPNYTWGMTNRFSYKRFDLSVLFQGQWGNQIFSMFGRNIDRPTTGLGNYNAKQVWVNRFRSLSEPGDGKTPRIDASTASLYDTRWLYSGAFYKIKNITLGYTFRPGIVKGISSARLYFSVDNLWMHDSYSGGYSPEAFQYDYLSDWSSYPTARTYSMGINIGL; encoded by the coding sequence ATGAAAAAACTTCTATTGCTGGCTGCATTGCTCATTCCGCAATGCCTCTATGCAGCATTCGCCCCCGTAACAGGACAAATCGTGGACGATGCAGATCAGACACCATTAATCGGCGTGAGTGTGCAGGTGAAAAATACCCCCAGAGGTACCACCACCAATGCCCAGGGACAATTCACGCTCGACGTATCTAACAATGCAACACTTGTGATCTCTTATGTCGGTTATGAATCGAAAGAGGTCACCGTCAGTGGCCCACATCTCAGCATCCGTTTATCCAAGGTAAACAGAGGATTGAATGAGGTCGTCGTTATCGGCTATGGCAGCGTTGCTAAAAAGAACCTGGTCGGCGCTGTAGCATCTATCGGCGAAACCCAGATCAAAGATCGGCCCATCACCCGCATCGATCAGGCCCTTGCTGCCCAGATGCCCGGAGTGCAGGTACAGTCTGTAACCGGTACACCCGGCGCCGCTTTACAGATCAGGGTGCGGGGTGCTGCCTCCGTATCAGGCAGCAATGATCCCCTGTACATTGTAGACGGTGTTCCCGTAGAAGACCTTGGCGACATGGACCCTGCTACCATTCAATCCGTAGACGTGCTCAAAGATGCATCGGCGGCAGCGATCTATGGTGCCAGAGGTTCCAATGGTGTAGTGCTCATCACTACCAAAAGAGGGAAAAGCGGCAGACCCGTTATCGCTTTCTCTGCTAACTATGCAAGGCAGGCACCGGAAAAATTAGTAGCCATGATGTCGCCCACACAATGGATCCAATTGAAGAAAGATCTCATTGATTCCTCCTGGACAGCCTATGGCAGAACCAAAGGGAAGAACTACCAGGCCGGCGATAACATGAATTTCCGGGCAACAGAATTAGGAGGTACTACCGCCAATACGCATAAACTGGCCAACACTACCTACATGTACGATCCTTACTGGAATTACGGTACAGACAGTCTCGATTTCGTAGACTGGCAGGATGAATTCTTCCAGCCGGCATGGATGCAGAAATACAATCTCTCTGCATCCGGCGGCAATGAAAACGTGGCCTACCTCTTATCGGGTGAATACATGGATCAGGATGGGATGGCTGTGAACACCGGTTATAAGCGTTATACCTTCCGTTCTAACATGGAAATAAAACTCAGCGATCGCGTAAAACTGGGTTTGAATTTATCACCTTCTATCTCCTGGACAGACGGCGCCGGTATTGATGGCCGCGGAGGAATAGGGCCTTCAGTAGCAGGTACCGCACCTATCCAGGAGAAAGGTGTCGGTGTACACTCCGGTGCCATTGGTACGGATGCGTATCGTTGGGTGGCGGACCAGATCAGCCCTGTGGAAGTGATGGAAAAGACGATGAACAAAACGGAGCTGACGAAACTGCTTTCCCAGATGTACATCAATGCTGCCCTGGCAAAAGGTCTCCGCCTGAACCTGACCGGTGCCTGGAACAGCAGCAGCAGTGACTATAAATATTATCAGCCTACTTCCGTTACTTCTGCCAGGCGTACGGCGGCAGAAGGTTCACAGAGCACCGCTACCCGCAAAACTTCCCGCAATCAATACTACCTCTTCCAGGCTTTGCTCACCTATGATAAACAAGTGGGTAAACATGGCTTTAACTTCATTGCGGGCGCTAGTACGGAAAATAACAATATAGCTACCAGCACCCAGACCAATAAAGTATTCGCCAATGATAACCTGTATACTTTTGACCAGGGATCCTCTACCGTGACAGCCAGTAGTACCACTGAATCAAAACGTACACTGGTTTCCTTCTTTGGCCGTATCAACTACAATTATAACAGCCGTTATTTATTGTCTGTGAGCTTCAGGCAGGATGGTAGTTCCCGTTTTGGGGAGGATTCCCGCTGGGGTGCATTTCCCGCTGCCTCTGTAGGCTGGAGGATCAGTGATGAACGATTTATGAGTGGGCTGAAACATATTTTCAATGACCTGAAACTCCGCTACGCATGGGGGATTGCAGGGAATGACAGAATAGGAGGTGATTACCCTGCCATCGGTTTGGTGACCAGTACAAACTACGTATTTGGTGAAACCCAGGCACAAACCACCGGTTTCTCCGTGACCAGTATCACCAACCCTAACCTGCGCTGGGAAAAAACGACCTCCAATGATGTTGGTTTTGATGCCAGTGTGCTGAAAGACCGTCTCTCTATTTCTTTCGATTATTACGACAAGATGACCAGAGACCTGCTGCTCAGCGTACCCGTGGCCAGGGCTACCGGTTTTACTAAGCAAAATGCCAATATCGGTTCTGTGAGAAACTGGGGGTATGAGATCAACCTGAGCACAAGGAATATCAAAACGAAGAACTTCAACTGGGAGACCTCCCTGAACTTCTCCTGGAACAAGAACAAGGTGGTAAAACTGAACAATGACAACACCCCCATCTACACCGGTTGGGAGAGTACTGTAAAAATAGCTGTAGGAAGGCCTTTATACTCCTATGTTCTCTACGATGCTGTAGGAGTATACCAAACCGAAGATCAGCTTAAAAACCTGCCTAAAAGGGCCAGTACGATCATTGGTGATCCTGTGTACAGAGACGTAAACAAAGACGGCAGTATCGATGCCAATGACATGACCGGGGTAGGTCACCCTGATCCCAACTATACCTGGGGGATGACGAACCGTTTCAGTTACAAGCGTTTCGATCTGTCTGTTTTATTCCAGGGTCAGTGGGGCAACCAGATCTTCAGCATGTTCGGCCGCAACATTGACCGGCCTACTACTGGCCTGGGCAACTACAATGCAAAGCAGGTATGGGTGAACCGATTCCGTAGCCTGAGTGAGCCCGGTGATGGCAAGACTCCCCGCATTGATGCCTCTACAGCCAGTTTGTACGATACCCGCTGGTTATACAGTGGTGCTTTTTACAAGATCAAGAACATCACCCTCGGTTATACTTTCCGCCCTGGAATCGTAAAAGGGATCAGCAGTGCCAGGTTGTATTTCAGCGTAGACAATCTGTGGATGCATGATAGTTATTCCGGTGGTTATTCCCCTGAAGCATTTCAGTATGATTACCTGAGTGACTGGTCCAGTTATCCGACTGCACGCACTTACAGCATGGGTATTAATATCGGATTATAA
- a CDS encoding glycoside hydrolase family 31 protein, which produces MPARAQQFTRQGNAFQIHTAAQSFQLEFCTPTLFRVSYGNPAREPLMVTRYAWDSVSVQVNDGDGKLQLTTSGLRVVVGTTGLLEVYDSNGRLLSADKSRDSSGIKKVLQADEHFFGFGERMDFLDQRGKKVQLEVGRGKEKPHIVGAYNVLQANYSPVPFFMSTKGYGIFLHTTYNSSWDMGNTALDTYSFSAARGPLEYYFIYGPQFTDLLDQYTGLTGKSPLLPQFALGLHVGTYSGGTWGHEELTSSAYVIELARRFRKMGIPVDILFLDSTWRLFGENGGKGATSFEWRETFSNPKAMFDTLYNLHYNMVGLHIRPRIDNGTRYKLLDTARSLHYTYPEANNPGEFINYFDSAAVSWWWQHAAMKVAAAGARFFKTDEGSAFGALANESAKTGPGGPEAQRLHNVFPIAYAKAAYEQFAAYNQMRGLNQTREGYAGIQRFPFIFAGDWPSQWQYFEPVIKAGLNIGVSGVGYWAHCMGGFEQAADPELYVRWVQFGMLSPVALLFGMDHPGYKEPWRYGREVTEIFKQYDEMRYSLLPYLYSASYHQYKTGTPIMSALVLAYQDDVNVYNIADQYLLGENIMVCPVTEKGAATRVVYLPQGEWIDYWTGRHYEGKTYLNAVCPLDKVPIFIKAGSIIPKQQVVQYVGQRVIDNVILEIYPGTESKADLYTDDGKSLQYQQGSYAITHIDQRTENGSCRIHISAPEGKFNAPTRTFTLRVHLDKAPANGKGQYDAAAQVYTLTGIEASKENTILIN; this is translated from the coding sequence ATGCCAGCCCGGGCACAGCAATTTACCCGGCAGGGGAATGCATTTCAAATTCACACCGCAGCACAGTCTTTTCAGCTGGAATTTTGTACACCGACCCTATTCAGGGTGAGTTATGGTAACCCTGCCAGGGAGCCTTTGATGGTAACAAGGTATGCCTGGGATAGTGTGTCGGTACAGGTCAATGATGGAGATGGGAAATTACAGCTTACCACCAGCGGTCTCAGGGTCGTGGTTGGCACAACGGGGTTACTGGAAGTATATGATTCCAATGGCCGCTTACTCTCTGCTGATAAAAGCAGGGATTCTTCCGGCATCAAAAAAGTACTTCAGGCAGATGAGCACTTCTTTGGCTTTGGAGAGCGAATGGACTTCCTGGATCAGCGGGGTAAAAAAGTGCAGCTCGAGGTAGGCAGGGGTAAGGAGAAGCCGCATATTGTAGGTGCTTACAATGTTTTGCAGGCGAATTACAGCCCGGTACCTTTTTTCATGAGTACAAAGGGCTATGGTATTTTCCTGCATACGACCTATAATTCCAGCTGGGATATGGGGAATACAGCTTTAGATACCTATAGTTTCTCTGCTGCCCGGGGGCCACTGGAATATTACTTTATATACGGCCCTCAGTTTACAGATCTTTTGGATCAGTATACCGGTCTGACCGGTAAGTCTCCTTTATTGCCACAGTTCGCCCTTGGACTGCATGTAGGCACCTATAGCGGTGGTACCTGGGGCCATGAGGAACTGACTTCTTCCGCCTATGTGATAGAACTGGCTCGCCGGTTCAGGAAGATGGGCATCCCGGTAGATATTCTTTTCCTGGATTCTACCTGGCGATTATTTGGGGAGAACGGAGGTAAAGGAGCAACTTCTTTTGAGTGGAGAGAGACCTTTAGTAATCCGAAGGCAATGTTCGACACCCTGTACAATTTACATTATAATATGGTGGGCCTGCATATCCGGCCAAGGATAGACAATGGTACACGCTATAAATTGTTAGACACTGCGAGGAGTTTACATTATACATATCCGGAGGCGAATAACCCCGGTGAGTTCATCAACTATTTTGATTCTGCCGCTGTGAGCTGGTGGTGGCAACATGCTGCCATGAAAGTAGCCGCTGCTGGTGCACGTTTTTTTAAGACAGACGAGGGCAGCGCTTTTGGTGCCCTGGCCAATGAAAGTGCAAAGACCGGCCCCGGTGGCCCTGAAGCCCAGCGCCTGCACAATGTATTCCCGATCGCGTATGCGAAGGCGGCGTACGAGCAGTTTGCTGCTTATAACCAAATGCGTGGTCTGAACCAAACCCGCGAAGGCTATGCCGGTATTCAGCGTTTCCCTTTCATCTTTGCGGGTGACTGGCCCAGTCAATGGCAGTACTTTGAACCGGTGATAAAAGCGGGTTTGAATATAGGCGTATCCGGTGTCGGTTACTGGGCGCATTGCATGGGGGGATTTGAGCAAGCTGCAGATCCGGAATTGTATGTACGCTGGGTACAGTTTGGTATGCTAAGCCCGGTGGCTTTATTATTCGGCATGGATCATCCGGGCTATAAAGAGCCCTGGCGTTATGGCCGGGAAGTCACCGAAATCTTTAAGCAATATGATGAAATGAGGTATAGCCTGCTACCATATCTTTATAGTGCCAGCTATCATCAGTATAAAACCGGTACGCCCATCATGAGCGCCCTTGTACTGGCTTACCAGGATGATGTAAATGTTTACAACATTGCAGATCAGTACCTGCTTGGAGAGAATATCATGGTATGCCCGGTTACAGAAAAAGGGGCGGCCACCCGCGTGGTGTATCTACCACAGGGCGAATGGATCGACTACTGGACAGGCCGGCATTATGAGGGAAAGACCTACCTGAATGCCGTATGCCCGCTTGACAAAGTACCTATCTTCATTAAAGCAGGCAGCATTATTCCAAAGCAGCAGGTGGTGCAGTATGTAGGGCAGCGTGTAATCGACAATGTGATACTGGAAATATATCCCGGCACTGAGAGCAAGGCAGACCTGTATACCGATGATGGCAAAAGCCTGCAATATCAGCAGGGGAGCTATGCAATTACCCACATAGATCAGCGGACAGAAAATGGCAGCTGCCGCATACACATCAGTGCACCTGAAGGGAAATTTAACGCTCCCACCAGGACCTTTACCCTCAGGGTGCATTTAGACAAAGCTCCTGCCAATGGCAAGGGGCAATACGATGCCGCTGCGCAGGTGTATACCCTCACAGGCATCGAGGCCAGTAAAGAAAATACGATACTCATCAACTGA